Below is a genomic region from Pirellulales bacterium.
CCGCCCTGGGCAAGCACACGTTTGCCCCGTTTTGCCCGGCGATACTTAGCTGGGGCGGAGTGCATCTCGATGTCTTCGGTCGGCACGTACAGTGCGCTTGCAGAGCCGTTGCTCCACTCGGGATCGAGTGGTTGATGGTTATTCGAAGGAATGTAATTTCGTGGGAGGGAACCTTTTGGCCACAACACAACGTGCACTCAGTGAAGTGCTGCCACTGGCGCAATCCGCGCTTTCCGAGAGTCCGATCTTCGACCTTCGCGATCTGACCGTCGAAGAAGGTGAAGAAGCGCTCGTCCTGCGCGGCCGCGTGTCGAGTTACTATCACAAGCAGATGGCGCAAGAGATCGTTCGCGCCGTCTCCGGTCGTGAAATCGACGTGATCAACTCGATCGCCGTGCGCTAATCTGGCACCCCAATCCGAGACTCTACCGGTCCCACGTTCTGTGGGCTGGGGCATTTCCGGTGGCGCATTACTTGCGCGGCGCTAACCATCATCGCGCGATTTTCGCGTCTCGGATCTCAAGCAACGCGGACGTTATGCGGCGCGGCGCATCCGGCCGGCGATCTGTTGCCAAAGTGCCATCACCTGGCGATAGTTGGCCTCCACCGGCTGCCGCTCTGCCAGGTGCCGTGCGGCCATTCCCATCTGCTGTCGCGTCGTCGGATCGAGCAAGGTCGTTAAATGCGCGGCCAATTGCTGCCAGTCGCCTGGATCGTCGATCACGAATCCGTCGCGTCCTTCGGTGAGCAATTCGCTTGCGCCGTTATGGCTCGATGTAATCACCGGCACGCCGCTGGCCAACGCTTCCAGCACCACCAGGCTGCACGAGTCGTACCAGGTCGGTAGCGCAAACACGTCAGCGGCCGCATAAAACGGCGCCGTATCCTCGATCGCTCCCAGACACGCGATCGCATCTTCGGCGCCTTGATCGCGAGCCGCCCTGGCGTACTTGCGGGCGTCGTCTCCGCCGATCGTGACCAGTCGTACCGGCTTGTTTGCCTGACGCAATTGGCCGACGGCGCGAATCAAGGTCGGCAAGCCCTTCAGCGTCGCATTGTGGGCGACAAACAGCACCAGCAGCTCCTCCGGGCGGATTTTCAGTCGTTTCCGCACCGCATCACGGTGCAGCTCCCGGTTCGCCGGAGCAAACCGTTGCAAATCGACGCCGTTGTAGATCAATCGCGTCCGTTCCATCGGCCAGCCGAGCGTGCGCTCCAAATCGCGGGCCACCAGCTTGGACACGGCGATTACCCAGCGGCGATGATCCGCGTATTGGCGCCAGTGAAGTCGCTCGCTCTGGTGTGCTCGTAGCGACAGAGACTGTGCAACGCGCCGCACTGTGCGCTTCCAGGGGGGCATCGATAGCAGCTTGCGGTCGAACTGCGCCCGGGCGGCGCCAAAGTGCGGCTGCAGAATATCGAAATTCCAGCCAAACCCCATGTCATGTACCAGGTCCAAATCCAGCTCGCGCAGGGTCTCATCAATAGCCGTTGCGAACGCATACGGAGAGTGCGTTCGCGGTACCACATGCGGCACCACGGGCAAGGCTCTTGCGGCTGGCCCAAAGCTCTGCGCCACCACGTGTACTTCATAGCCGGCGGCGATCGCGCGCTCGGCCAATTCGCAGGTCCAGCGTTCGGCGCCGCCGCGTTGCGGGTTGAATTGACGAATGACCAGTCCGACTCTCATGGTTGCTGTCCCAGTTTTAGTTCCATGAACCATTGCTTCCGCAGCACGCTGCGCAGCAACCGTTTGTCTTGGGGGCGGAGCTTGGCAACCCCCAGATAGACTTTGAAAAACGCCAATTTGCGGCTACGGCTGACAAAATCGCGCGGAGCCGAGTAAGCCAGTTGCGCGAGGTCTTTAACGATCCATCGACCGCGCAGATGTTTGCGATGCTGAACGCGTTGCAAATCGATGAGCCGCACGTCAAACGCGCCTGCCTGCGGCTCACGAATGAAAAAATGGCAGCAATAAAGATCACGATGGTTGTAGCCCTGCCGGTGGAACCGGCCAGCAACGCCAGCCACGGCCGTCAGCAGACGGTCGAAATCCCGATCCCGATGTTGGCCGGCGGCGGCCGCATTGTTGGTGGCAGTGAATCGGCCGCGCATGTAATGATCCAACTGCGCATAGCCCGCCAGTTCTTCAGTAAGTACGAACGATTCCAGCAGGCCGTCGCGACGCAGCTGCTCGCCGAAGGCGATCACGGTCATGGCCGGAATGCCCGCTTCGGCCAGCCGGGCGACGTTTTCCGCCTCGATGCGGCCGGGGGTCAGGGGGATGGAATGCGGCACGCGTGCTCGTATCCAGTTACCAAAACTGCGCACATGGTGCTTCTTGAGAAACGCGCCCCCTGGCTGCGCCTGCGCGGTGTGCAATTGCAGCCGCCAGTTTTCTCGGTCGGGAAGCGCCCGCATCAGCCGGCCCTGAGTGGTCGCCATCAAGGCAGCGAAACTATCGATTCCCGCCTCGGCCAGCGACTCTCGGTAATGCGCGTT
It encodes:
- a CDS encoding BON domain-containing protein codes for the protein MATTQRALSEVLPLAQSALSESPIFDLRDLTVEEGEEALVLRGRVSSYYHKQMAQEIVRAVSGREIDVINSIAVR
- a CDS encoding glycosyltransferase family 4 protein, producing the protein MRVGLVIRQFNPQRGGAERWTCELAERAIAAGYEVHVVAQSFGPAARALPVVPHVVPRTHSPYAFATAIDETLRELDLDLVHDMGFGWNFDILQPHFGAARAQFDRKLLSMPPWKRTVRRVAQSLSLRAHQSERLHWRQYADHRRWVIAVSKLVARDLERTLGWPMERTRLIYNGVDLQRFAPANRELHRDAVRKRLKIRPEELLVLFVAHNATLKGLPTLIRAVGQLRQANKPVRLVTIGGDDARKYARAARDQGAEDAIACLGAIEDTAPFYAAADVFALPTWYDSCSLVVLEALASGVPVITSSHNGASELLTEGRDGFVIDDPGDWQQLAAHLTTLLDPTTRQQMGMAARHLAERQPVEANYRQVMALWQQIAGRMRRAA